The window CGAGACGGGCATCAGTGAGTCCCTGCAGGGCCCTGCCCACAGCCGCCCCCACCCTTCCTGTCCCTCCCCCACACCAGGGCCCCAGCAAGGCCACCGGGGGCTCCCTGACACCCCTCCCGACCTCCAGGTGTGACCGCCAGCTCCCTCTTCACTGGCGGCCGCTTTGCCATCGACCCCGAGCTGCGTGGGGCCGAGTTTGAGCGGATCATTCAGAACCTGGACGTGCACTTCTGGAAAGCCTTCTGGAATATCACCGAGATCCAGGTGCTATCGGTGAGCCTGGGGTCCAGCGATGGGGGCGTGATGGGACCCAGAGACACGTCCCAGGCCCAGGGAGGGCACAGGAGGGAAGAGACCGGCGGGGAGGTCAGAGGGGAGGCGTGAGGGGGAACCCTGCAGCTCCTCCTGTTACCCCCGGCCCAGTCTCTAGCAAACATGGCCTCGACCACCGTGAGGGTAAGCCGCCTCCTCAGCCTGCCACCCATCGCCTTTGAAATGCCTCTGACCTCGGACCCGGAGCTCACGGTCACCATCTCACCCCCGCTGGCCCACACAGGCCCCGGGCCCGTCTTCGTGAGGCTCATCTCCTATGACCTGCGGGAAGGACAGGTAGGGCCCCGGCTCTGCCAGAACAGGCACAGAACTAGGAGCACAGTGGGAGCGCCTTCCCCACCTCCCGCCTCACAGCTCACACCTGGCCCCTCTCCCGTCTCTCAGAGCACGTCCTCTCGGAGGAGTGAGGCCCAGGCAGGCCACCCCTGCCCCGTGACCCAccacctccttcttcctctccccccaggacagcaaggagctcagcGGCTTCATCAGTTCCGAGGGCCCCAGGAGCCTGGAGCTGCGGCTGCGCCCCCAGCAGGCACCCCGCTCCAGGGCCCTGGTGGTGCACATCCATGGTGGCGGCTTCGTGGCCCAGACCTCCAAGTCCCACGAGCCTTACCTCAAGAGCTGGGCCCAGGAGCTGGGTGCCCCCATCCTCTCCATCGACTACTCCCTGGCCCCCGAGGCCCCTTTCCCCCGGGCGCTCGAAGAGTGCTTCTACGCCTACTGCTGGGCCGTCAAGCACTGTGCCCTCCTGGGTGAGCCCCCTTCCCAGCCTGCCTCAGCCCGCGCCCGGCACAGCAGGGGCAAAGAGCCACGAGGCGCTGGAGCTTCAGTCTTGACATCCTGCCTCCCCGTCCACCTCCCACCACCCAGCCTCTGCCACCTGCCCAttgtgccccctgccccctcctccagctctGCCTCTGTTGCCCCCGGGCTCCCACCCTCCACTcaaccatttcctcttcctgcttCCCCCGACTCTAGCCCTGATGCTCCATCCCCCACTGCCCCCTGACCTCTgacctttccttccctcctcctgttTCTCTACCCACTGCTGTCCCTTGCTGGCGGCCACCCGGCCGGGCTCCAGCCCATTCTTCCAGCTCCTCCGCCCTCCTGCTCCCCACGCGGCCTGGGAGGCACAGAGCAGGATGAGGTCATGCCTCGGGGCACAGGGCTGCCATCTTCTGGCCTTGCTGCCCCTCCCTCCTGACATGGGCACTGGGTCTTCCCTCTCTCAGCACCCTTCCTCCTTGCTCCTGACCCCCAGCCCCCCAAGCTTCCCCACAGCTTCCTGATCTCCCGCCCTCtccatgtcctcagcctgcctgATCCTCTGCCCACTATCCCCCAAATGGGTCCAGATCCCTGCCTTAGTTTCCCAGTCTCTAAAATGGCAGTGGGCCAGACCCCTACTCTGACCTCGGAGAGCCCAGAGCTCCAGCTCCTCCCTGCCAGGCTTGACCAAGCCCCCTCCACACCAGGCTCAACAGGTGAGCGGATATGCCTCGCCGGAGACAGCGCCGGTGGGAACCTCTGCTTCACCGTGTCCCTTCGGGCAGCGGCCTACGGGGTGCGGGTGCCAGATGGCATCATGGCGGCCTACCCGGCCaccatgctgcagtccaccgcCTCTCCTTCCCGCCTGCTGAGCCTCATGGACCCCCTGCTGCCTCTCAGCGTGCTCTCCAAGTGCGTCAGCGCCTATGCCGGTTAGTTCCATCCGCACACAACTGGGGCCCTGGCTCCTTCGGGGGCAGAGACTAGAGCCCTGTCTCGTTGGGTACAAAGAGGAGGAATCTGAGACTCCCTGTTCCTGCTAAAGTGGTCAGACAGTCTGGGTCCCTGAGGGCAGAGATGcctgagagtgtgtgtgttgAGACTGGGCCCAGAAAGAGAGGAGACCGActcaccccccccacacacacatccactcacaggtgaggagactgaggaCCACCCCGACTCAAACCAGAAGGCGCTGGGCATGATGGGGCTCATGCAGCGGGACACGGCCCTGCTCTTCCGAGACCTCCGCCTGGGCGCCTCCTCATGGCTCAACGCCTTCTTGGAGCTGGGCGGGCAAAAGTCCCACCTGAAATCGGTGTCCAAGACCGGTGAGTGGCACCCTTCCTTCACACACCCATCCAGCGTGGCCAGGAGGGACAGCCTGGCACCAGCAGTCCTGGGGAAGGCAAggggctgggccctgggcacTCAGGGAAGCGGAGATCACCTTCCTGGCTCCCTGCCATAAAGCCTTAGTCCACTTCTAGAAATTCCAGAACTTCTGATCACACGGGTCAGCTCAGAATCCCAGGAACTAGAAGATTTAGCTTTCCAAATACCATCTCCCAGAAAGGCACCCTAGGGAATGACTCAGAAGGCCAGCTGTGTGTCCTGATTTTCAGTCCCAAGAATCCAGTCCACCGAAATTCCCTGGGCCCTCAGGTGGAAGTCCAGCCCTCCTAGATTCTTTCCTGACTTTTAACAGAGGCACGCAGGGAGATCAGAAAGTGGGAAAGACATCAGTAAGTGGAGGAAATCCCCATCCTGGGTAGGTGGGAAGACCCTCAGGCTGCCAAAAGTCCCTTCCATCCAGGGATCCATTGTTTCCCATTTCCTAAcattttaaggatttttaaagCACAGCCACCTCAAATTACTTTCTATCTCTAATAAATCAACAGTATTTTCTGGGTAATAGAAATTGCATTTTCAAAAGTAGATACCAttcccagggacttccttggcagtccagtggttaggactcagcgctttcacagccgagaacacaggttcaatccctggtcagggaactaggatcccacaagccatgggcCAAGAGAAAAAGGAGATACAGTTCCTGTTTTCAGAAAATTATTCCAATTgaatatgctttattttaaattcaattttttaatattaggaTATTCCAACCAACACAAATAAATACACCAGAAAACAGGTGGcacagttgctaaagaatctgcctgcatatgcaggagactcaagagactcagtttcgatccctgggtggggaaaatcccctgcagaaggaaatggcaacccattccagtattcttgtctgggaaatgccatggacagaggagcctgatgggccacagtccatggggtggcaaaagtaGGACTCAACTAAGCACATACATGCAAAAGCAATTAAAAAGGATTTGAATTTTAGACACATGGACCATTTGGCACTGGGGCTTTCCTTGTAGGAGAAAGGTGACAAGAGCAGACCCTAGAGGCACACACGCCAGTCGAGCTCCCCACAGTACCGGGTACTATACCAGGCAAGTTGCAGTATCTGTGAGCCTAGCTTTGCCCCTCTGGGGGAAACGGGAACAGTAAGAATGCCTACCTCATTCTGTTGCTGTAAGGACTGCCTGCCTATTTGTGTCAAGCACAATAGGTGCACAGTAGGTGCTGTTTTGTGCCTTGTACCTAAAACACAGTAGGTGCACTTAGAAGATGCCAGCACCCTGATTGGCTGTGTCTGTGACTCTAGTCAACAGCTTGGTTCCACTGACCCTCTGGGCCACAGGGCACCTAAGCAGTTATTTTTGTATCATCCTGCATTTTGCCTTCATGGATTTATAAAggcaagtgaaagaaaaaaaagaaaaactgaaaaatgtaagGTCCTGGCAGTAGTGGTAAGCAGAATGGTCCTGATCAAATCAGGGGAGCTGAAGCCACCGTGGGCCCACCAGGCAGGCCTGAAGTGCACCTTTAGCATCAGTTGGGCACTGGCTTGTCTGGTCATTcaaagggaagggatggggacttccctggcggtccagtggctaaggctccatgctcccagtgcagggggcccgagttccatccttggtcagggaactaagatcccacgtgcttcacagctcagccaaaaaacaaaacaaaaggacagAATGAGGTAAAGAACAGGAAGGAATTTCGGGGAGCAGATCTACATAGCTAAAGCTGTGGGTGTCTCTGGAAGTCTTGATATGTCCTCAAGATTCTTTTTAACACCCTGTGAACAGAGCCTCCTTTCAAGCCATGTGGGCCTGCTCACCATTCCACTTTGTTCATACTCTTTGTCTCAGGTGACCAGGAAAAGCTGACAGCCCCATGTTGGGGGCTAAGGAGGCAGCTAAAACAAGGCACCTGGTAATAAAACATTACAaggtgtttggcagaaaccaacacaattctgtaaagcaattatccttcaattaaaaataagtttagaatttaaaaaataaatatatagatatagatatattatgACCTCCCAGGGATGTGTtctgtgctcaattgctcagacatgtctgactctctgtggccccatggaccacagccctccaggctcctctgtccatggaattttccatgcaagaatactggagtgggctgccatttcctactccaggagatattcccaacccagggatggacaccacgcctcctgcattgacaggcggattctttactagcaccacctgggaagcctccccaGAGGTAGCAGTACCTAATCCCGAATCTTATCAATCCCACTGAGTTCCCACCACCTCCTATCAGGTAAGGACTATTTTTATCCCCTTTgttcagaagaggaaacaggctccCAGAGGTAAACTGACTGGCATTTCATGTTcccagtcacacacacactcctccatTAGGACACAGCCTCACCTCCAAGACAGGGGCCTCCTTCCACTGCCCCCTGGGAAATGCAGCCTGGGGCACCCTGTAGTCTGGGCCTCTACAGCCCCAGGGTGCAATTCCCCCACCGGCCTCTGCTCCCGAGGTGGACTTCCCTGCCAGCCACCCACACACCCGACCCACAGAGCCAGGCTCAGCTGCAGGCCTGGCCGGTCCCCTCACCTTGCTCCTCTCGCAGAGCCAATGCGGCGCAGTGTGTCTGAAGCAGCCCTGACCCAGCCGGAGGGCCCACTGGGAACGGACTCCCTCAAGGGGCTGAAGCTGCATGACCTGAGCCTCAGGAACAGCTGCGAGACACCAGACACCCCGGAGCTGTCACT of the Cervus canadensis isolate Bull #8, Minnesota chromosome 18, ASM1932006v1, whole genome shotgun sequence genome contains:
- the LIPE gene encoding hormone-sensitive lipase isoform X4, with protein sequence MDLRTMTQSLVTLAEDNMAFFSSQGPGETARRLTGVFAGIREQALGLEPILGRLLSVAHLFDLDTETPANGYRSLVHTARCCLAHLLHKSRYVASNRRSIFFRTGHNLAELEAYLAAVTQLRALAYYAQRLLTTNQPGRLFFEGDERVIADFLREYVTLHKGCFYGRCLGFQFTPAIRPFLQTISIGLVSFGEHYKRNETGISVTASSLFTGGRFAIDPELRGAEFERIIQNLDVHFWKAFWNITEIQVLSSLANMASTTVRVSRLLSLPPIAFEMPLTSDPELTVTISPPLAHTGPGPVFVRLISYDLREGQDSKELSGFISSEGPRSLELRLRPQQAPRSRALVVHIHGGGFVAQTSKSHEPYLKSWAQELGAPILSIDYSLAPEAPFPRALEECFYAYCWAVKHCALLGSTGERICLAGDSAGGNLCFTVSLRAAAYGVRVPDGIMAAYPATMLQSTASPSRLLSLMDPLLPLSVLSKCVSAYAGEETEDHPDSNQKALGMMGLMQRDTALLFRDLRLGASSWLNAFLELGGQKSHLKSVSKTEPMRRSVSEAALTQPEGPLGTDSLKGLKLHDLSLRNSCETPDTPELSLSAETLRTSTPSTVNFLLGSEDRSEVSEAPEELSTKDRVRGVGAAFPEGFHPRRCSQGAMWMPLYSAPIVKNPFMSPLLAPDSMLQTLPPVHIVACALDPMLDDSVMFARRLRGLGQPVTLRVVEDLPHGFLSLAALCQETRQAAALCVERIRLVLNLPGPPV